The DNA region TCGTCGAGCAACACGACCTTCGGCTCGCCGATCAGTCCGCGTGCCAGGTGCAGTCGCTGCTTCATGCCACGTGAGAAGGTCTCAACCGGCGTATCTGCCTTGTCTGCGAGGCCCACTCGGTCGAGCAGCGCCTGCGCACGACGAGACGCGGCGGCATCGGAGAGCTTGTAGAGGGCCGCCCAGTAACGCAGGTTCTGCCGAGCCGTCAGCCGGTAGTACAGGCCACGCTCGCCCCCGTAGACAATGCCGACGAGGGGACGGACGACCCCCGTCTCTCTGACCACGTCGTGGCCGAGCACCTTCGCGGAACCCGACGACGGCAGCAGGCTCGTCGAGAGGACACGGCACAGCGTCGTCTTGCCGGCACCGTTGGGGCCTAGGAGGCCGTGCACCTCGCCCTGGGGGACAGTCAGGTCAAGACCCGCGAGCGCCGTGACCTCTGGTCCCTTCGGCCGCCAGCCCTTGCCGGTGCGGTACGTGCGGACGAGACCCACGACCTCCACAGCCGGCGCGTCCATGCGAGCCCCCCGTCCGATCCCTTGATTCCGTTCGACCCGTAGCACGAGTTGCGGTCGCCGAAGGCTACCGGGAGTATCTTGCCGACATGCTGCTCAAGAGTTCCGCGGCGGCGCTCACGAGACTCTCGTTGTCCTCTACGGTGAGCAGGTCACACCGTTCGACGAGGGCTACGAGGGCGATCCTCATCATGACCTCGTCGGTAGACTGGACGGATGGGACTGGCCTACAGCGTGAGCAACGACGTGAGCGCGCTTCACGACCTGCGTCGGTCTTGCCTTGGCGAACTGGCCACCTTTCGGTCCGCATCTAGTCCGCAACCAGCCAAGAACATGGCCTAACCGATGAGAAGTGTCGGAAGGCATCGCCGCAGGTCAGGCCAGTTTTCGGCACCCTGACCAGGCGCCCCATCTCCCACCACAAGCGACTTTCAATCCGTAGGTTGTGGGTTCGAGCCCCACGGGGCCCACTTGATGCGATGACCTGCAACGACACTGCTCTTGGTGCGTCCCATGTCGGGCTGTCACTCACGTGTGTTGCTAGACGCTCGCCCCAGGCCGGTCCGAGAGGGGACGGCGGACGGCCTGGAGCGCGAGGCACCGCTCGCGGGCATCGACGCCCTGGAGGCTGTGCAAGGCGCTCCTGTACGGGGTCGCATCGGACGTGTCCGATGCGCGTGAGCGTGTCCGCGGCGTCGCTCAGCCGCCGATCCAGAGTCAGCTCTGGGCACCTCGCTGCGCCTTCGAGATCAGCGGCTGGTCCTGTCGCCCTACCTTGGCTGCAGCCCGACGATGGGCCCGGGATACTGCGCGTGGATGTCGCCGTCGACCAGGCGCCAGCAGAAGTCGTTCATCTGGGCCGCAGCGGGAGCGTGACGGGCGAGGATGCCCGCCACTGCCGCCGGCACGTCCAGCGGGATGTCGCCGCTCGCGCACCGACTCACGTATGCGTTGCGTGCAGCAGGACCACCGCTGGTCGGCACCGGCACCCCACACACCGTGGTGACCAGCCAGTTGACCAGTCGCATCGCCGCGTAGTCCGCATCGTGGTCGATGTTGTGCGCGACGAAGTCGCGCTCGGCGTCGGACAGATCGAACTGAGGCGATGTGGCCAGCCCAAGGTCAACGAGGTAGATCCGATCGTCGTCTGCCCGCATGTTGGCGAAGTGTCCATCCATGTGCAGCACCTCGCGGCTACGCAGGAAGGCGACGGCCTCGAAGAGCTGCCGCTCGAACGTCTCGGCACTGCCCACCGGGTCGTTCAGCCTGTCGAGCAGCCGATCGGGAAGGTACTCGAGAAGGAGCACGAGGCTGGAGCCCGCGTCGGCCAGTTCCTCGAAGCGGATCCGCACCGCCGGGTCGCCTCCGAACTGGGCAACGACCGCCTCGATGTCCCGGTGCTCGGACGCGACAGGTGGGCGGCCCGGTGGCACCCGCCAGTGGTGCAGCAGGGCGAAGGACTCGGACTCACCGCCGAGGACTCCCTCGGTGACGGTGATGTTCGCGGCCAGCTCGCGCCACGCGCCGAAGCCCGGGCCGGCGAGGCGGTGCATGCCGTACTGGCAGGAGGTCGGCAGTTCGAAGAGGTTCGCTGTGCTGTGCGGATGCGCCAGTTCCCGGTCGGTGATCGGAATCCGCTTGGCGAACACCATGATGCCGTCGACGTCGAGCACCGAGGAGCCACCGCCCACGCCCACAGCGCTGGTGGGTGCGGCGTGGAGGAACGCCGCCAGCTCGTCGTCGTCGCGGGCTGCGAGCGAGGCCGACACGAGGTCGTGACGGACACGTCGGGTGGTGAGGATCACGCCATTCTGCCCGCCACTGAGGATCCGGACACGAACGTGAGACAGCGGCCGCCTCACGTTCGTGTCCGCGACCTTCGGCCGCTCCGCGCCGACATGCCAACTCCCCCTCAAGCCGTGCCCGGTGACTCGTGCAGGGAACTTCCAGAGCTGACAGTCACCACGCGCCAGGTTGACGGCGTTCTTGCATATGCAGGTAAACCCCTGCATGATTGATCCATGACAGAGGAGTGGACCCTCGACCCGGTGTTCAAGGCCCTGGCCGATCCGACCCGTCGCCTGCTTCTCGACCGCCTCCGTCACCACGACGGTCAGACGCTCACCGAGCTCTGCCGCAGCCTCGAGATGGTGCGTCAGTCGGCGACGCAGCATCTCGACCAGCTGGTGCAGGCCAACCTCGTCACCGTCGTACGACGAGGGCGAGAGCGACTGCACTACCTCAACCCCACCCCGATCCACGAGATCGGGGAGCGCTGGATCGCGGCGTACGACGCGCCCCGGCTGGCCGCCCTGAGCAGCATCAAGCATCAAGCAGAGGAGTACGCCATGACCGAGACCACGACGACCCCGACGGCGACCGGAGCGGCGACAGCCGTGCCGACGTACGTCTACGTGACCTACATCCAGGCAAGCGCAGAGCAGGTGTGGCAGGCCCTGACCGACGCGGACCTGACAGCACGCTACTGGGGGCACGCCAACGTCTCCGACTGGCAGGTCGGTTCGCCTTGGGAGCACCGCCGAGTGGATGGCTCCAACGCCGTCGATGTCGCGGGAACCGTACTCGAAGCCGAACCGCCGACCCGGCTCACGATCACGTTCGAGGACTCCGACAAGGAGCGGGCCGGCGGACCGTCGGTGGTCAGGTTCGTCGTCGAACCACACGAGGGCATCGTCCGGCTGACGGTGACCCACGAGAACCTCCCCAACGTCGAGATGCTCAACGGAATCTCGCGCGGGTGGCCCGCGGTGCTCGCCAACCTCAAGTCCCTGCTGGAGACCGGTGACGTGCTGGGGACCGCGCCATGGGACGTACCGCAGGTCGAGACCGCATGAGCCTCGAGTTGCTTCGCCGGGCAATGGAGTACGCCGAGACGGTCGTCTGCGATCTCACGAGCGACGACCTGCGGCTGCCCACACCATGCGATGAGTGGGACGCCGGCAGGGTCGTTCTCCATCTCGCCGATGTCGCCGACGGGCTCATCGCCTTGGTGGAGACCGGAGACCTGGCCCTGCCGGAACCGGCACGGGCCGACGACCCCGATCCGGTGTCCATCGTCGGCGAGTCCCTGACACGCCTGGCCGCCACGCTGTCCACGACGAGTGAGAAAGAACGTGCACAGGCCGCGGCTCGAGCAGGGGCCATCGAGTTCACCATGCACGGCTGGGACATCGGGGTCGCCCGGGACAGCGACCATCTGACCCCGGCGGACCTGGCGAACGACGTTTGGGCGCTCGCGTCGTCGCTGATCACCGACGACGCGCGCGGCTCGAACTTCGCCTCTGCCGTCGATGTTCCCGCCACCGCGACGCCCAGCGACCGACTGGCCGGGTTCCTCGGACGTCAGACGGTGCCCGTGTCGGCACCGAGCAGCTGGGGCGTGTCTCCCAAGTCGCGCCTTGAGGGACGGAGGTAGCCATGCCGGGGGTCGCTCGAGCGGACTTCGTCGCCGGACTCGCCGAGACGATCCTCGGCGAGTTGCCACCCACGCGCGCACTGGTGGCGATCGACGGGATCGGCGCCAGCGGCAAGACCACCCTGCTCGCCGAGCTTGCCCAGTCCATCACGTCGCGTCCTACCGTCCTCGTGCACGCCGACGACTTCTTCAACCCCGCTGAGATCCGGCACGCCCGCGCCGCTACTCGCCCGAGGGGTTCTGGCTCGACACGTACGACTACGCAGGGCTTGTCGCGCACGTGCTTGCGCCGCTGCGAGCGCGAGGGTCGGGCATCTACCGGCCCGGCACCTTCGATCGCTCATCTGGGCGCCCGCTCCTCGCCGAGGCCCGTCAGGCGGCCCCCGACGCGGTCGTACCGGTGGAGGGGACGTTCCTGCATCGCGACGAACTCCGAGCCGTCTGGGACTACTCGATCTTCCATGCGATCCCCTTCAGCGAAGCGGAGCGGCGCATGGCGGCACGCGCCGGCGCACCACTTGAGCCGTCGTTGCTCGAGCGGTACCTCGGCGCGCATCGGATCTACTTCCGGGAAGCCGAGCCGTGGCGACGCGCCCGGCTCGTCGTCGACAACACGAACCCAGAGACAACCGTGCATCGTCGAGCCGAACGCCGCCTCGGCCCTCGACCCTCGACCCCTCGACCCTCGACCCTCGACGATCTCAAGTTCCCCTCGGCCAGGGACTTGGGAGACACGCCCTAGCTGCACCCCGGCAGGTCCCCGCGGCCCGTCAGGTCGCTCGCTCACGAGGGTCAGCCAGAGGCCCGCACGATGGGTTCCTTGGCGGGCCCAATTCTCGATCTTGTCCAGGTGGTCGCCGCGGGCGTCGACGCCATGACGCACCGCCCGGATGAGCTGAACCTCGACTGCTACGCCCGAACACGGTGCCACTCGGGTCGGCCGGCTTCCAGCAGCCGGGAACGACGGGGCGCCTCGGGGTAGACCCCGCGAGCGCTACGGGGCCGCGTCGCCTGGCGGCAGGCCGCCCGGCCGTCCCTTGGGTGTCACTGATGTGCACCGTGAACGCGTGTGACGCGAGATGGTCTGCGCTGATGCAAAGGCGCAGGCCAGAAGTGCGTCTGATGGTCGGCGATGGCTCGGTCTGATGCCCTACCTGCCAGTCCGTGGGTTGTGGGTTCGAGCCCCACGGGGCCCACTGTGTTTGTGCTGGTCAGAGGCCCGAGGAGTTCGGGCGAGCAACTCTGCGGGCCCTGACGGTCCGCAGCAGGTCGACACGTCGAAGGTCGACAGATCCGGACGAACATGGACGTCGACGGCCCCTGCGTGGATACGCTCCCCCTCCTTGACCTCGGGGTGGGCGGTTCCGGGTCAGGGGACGAGAACCACGGTGCCGCGCTTGTGCCGGGAGTCGACGAGCCGGTGGGCCTCCGCGGCGTCGGCAAGGGGGTAGGTGCGGTCCACGACGGGCCGGATGCGGCCCTCCACCGCCAGTCCGATCAGGACGGTCATGTCGGCCGCCTTGTCCGCCTGGGGCCGCAGGCCGGTGAAGGCGAGTCGCACGCGCCGCCTGGCCCCTCGCGTCAGCAGGCTCTGCACCGCTGCCACCGGGCTGGGCGCGGTCGTCAGGTACACGCCGCCGGGGCGAAGTGCCCGCCGGCAGCGCCGGAAGGAACTGGTCGCCACCGTGTCGAAGACGACGTCGTACGCGCCGCGTGCAGCCGTGAAGTCCTCGGCCGTGTAGTCGATCACCTCGGTGGCCCCGAGCGATCGCACCAGCTCGGCGCTGCGGCCACTGCACACCCCCACCACCTCGGCACCGAGGTCCGCCGCAAGCTGCACCGCGGCGGCCCCCACGCACCCGGACGCACCGTTGATGAGAACGCGCTGACCGGGCAACAGCCGCGCCTGGTCCCGCAGGAACGGGAGCGCAGTGAGGCCGCCCTCGGTGACCCCGACCGCGTCGGGCAGCGTGAGGCCGTCCGGCACCCGGGCGATGCCAACGGCCCGCAGACAGACGCACTCGGCGTACCCCCCCATCCGGGCGCCGGTCGCGCCGACGACCCGCTCCCCTACGGCGACAGCTGTGACGCCCTCCCCGAGCGCGACGACGACGCCGGCCACCTCGCTGCCCAGGATCGGGTTCCTCGGGTGCAGCAGCCCGCCCGCGAGGCGCGCGATGGCCGGCCGCGCAGCGCGCAGGGCTGCGTCGGCGGCGCTCGCGGCGACCGCTCCGACGCGTACGAGCACCTCGCCGGGCCGCGGGGCCGGTACGGGCACCTGCTCGGGGTGCAGCACCTCGGGCGGGCCGTAGCGGCGGTGCACGGAGGCTGTCATCGTGCGCGGGAGGGGTTCGGTGGTCATGACGGGCTCCTTGCCGAGGGTGTGCGGGATCACGGCCGCGAGGTGCTCCTCGCGTGCCGGGCGTTGCGGAGGTGGGTTCGGGTGGATGCAGTCAGGCGGGTGCGGTCAGTGCTCGCCGACCTCGGGGTAGGCGAAGACCTGGTCGAGCCCGACGCCGAAGACGCGGGCGATCTGGAACGCCACCTCCAGCGACGGGGAGTACCTGCCCTGCTCGATAGCGATGACGGTCTGGCGGGTGACGCCGATGCGGCGGGCCAGCTCGGCCTGGGTCATCTCGCCGTGCGCTGCCCGGAGGTCGCGGACGGTGTTCGTGACCCGGGTGGGCTTGACCACGTCAGAAGCCCCGGCGGTACGTCACGAGCTTGACCGCGGTGCCGACCACAGCGGCGAGCGCGGACACCGCGTAGATGGAGTTCGCGATCCAGAAGTGGTCGGCCTCGATCAGGGCCAGGGCGAGTGGCAGGAGCACCCCGAAGCCCACAACCATGCCCGTCACGTTGTCCCCGGACCGGGCGATCTCCTTGTCCCGCACATCGGCAGTGGTGCCGTCGCCCGGCCGGACGATCTCCAGCACGATGCGCCCGATGATGGTGACGGCGATCGAGATGCCGAGGGACCACAGCAGCGGGGCGACGTAGTCGGCATCGGCCGGCGCACCCCCGCCCGCACGGCCGAGGACCACGGCGACGTAGCCGGCGAACGTCGCGACAACGGCGACGAGGTAGACCCAGGCGCCTCGCTCCTCGTACGACACCGTGACCGCCTCGTCCTGGAAGTCGAAAATCTTTGACATCACGACAGTAGGGCGTGTGGCGATGGATGTCAAGAATTTGTGACATCCATCGCGAGCCGTCACCCGTGGTCGCCGCCCCGACACACCGAAGCCCTCGCCGTCGCGCGGGTGCGCCATGCGTGGGCACACCCGCGAGGCCTCGTGCCGTCTCGGGTGAAACCCCGCGAGTTCTACGGGCCGCGTCCCCTGCCCGAAGGCGGCGCGGCCGTCCCTTGTGTGTCACTGATGTGCACTGTGAACGCGCGTGACGCGAGATGGTCTTCGCTGATGCGAAGGCGCAGGCCAGCAGTGTGTCTCATAGTCGGCGATGGCCCGTTCTGATGCCCTACCTGCTAATCCGTAGGTTGTGGGTTCGAGCCCCACGGGGCCCACTGTGTTTTTGCTGGTCAGGGGGTTGTCGGGCAGGCTCGACCGGCCGGCTGGGGCGGCTCTGGCAGCCATCTGGCAGCCTTCTCGATGTCGATCATGCGCCAGGCTCGTCTCTGGTGACCCCCACCGCGACGTCGCGACCATGGTAGAGAAGCTGACGACCCACGCGCCTTGGTGGACTAGCAGGCGCCCGGCATCAGAAGTTGAGGCCCGCGGCGGGCGGCGGGCGGCAGAGGTCGGTCGCGCATCACGGCCCCGCGAGCGCGCCGTCGGCGGCTGTGACCGCGCGTCGCCCAAGGCAGCAGACTTGCGGGGTGACGTTCACCCCGATGCCGACCGAGCTCGCGACCGAGCGGTTCATCTTGACGCGCGAGACGCTCGCCGACGCGGCGTGGCTCGCCGATCTGTTCACCGCACGGGGCGGCGGCACCGTCACTGAGGCCGAGGCTCGTTCACGAGTCGCCGCCATGCACGAGCTCACCAGCGCCCACGGCATCGGCGCCTACGTCCTGCGGCCCAGGGCCGGGGGCGCACCGGCGGGCTACGCCGCAATCATCATCGGTCGCGGCACCGTCGAGGAGCCCGAGATCGCCTACGAGCTTCTGGCCGACGCACACGGCAACGGGTATGCCACCGAAGCGGCGAGCGCCGTGCTCCCGGCCGCGTTCGCAACGGGCCGCCGACAAGTCTGGGCAACCATCCGGCCCTGGAACGCGGCATCCTTGCGGGTCCTCGACAAGCTCGGCGGCTTCCACCGGATACGCGCGACGTCCGACGAGCAGGGGCAACTTCTCTGGTTCGCATGCGAGAGGCCGGCCGGCTGATCCTCGACGACCGTCATCGATGCGAGCGAGCCGGACCATCGTCAACGCGGCTTGAGCGTGCGTCAGGTCGGGGTCGATGAGGCGTCGTAGCGGGCGAGTTCCTCGCTGTCCGGCGCCTCGAAGAGTCCTCTCCACGCACGTAGGTCAGGGCGCTGCACGGGAGGGTCCTCGAGCCCTCTGCCCTGGATCCGTTTCCAGAGCTCGTCGTCGTCGACATCGAGGTAGACCAGCTCTGTGGCGGCGCCCAACGCAACAGCCTCGGCGCGCAGTGCCTCACGTTCCCCTCGACCCCACGTCCCCCATTCGATGATCACCGACCCGCCGAGCGCCATCAGCTCCTTGGCCACCGACCACTGCAGCGCCTCGACCCGCGCCCTGACGTCGGTGTCCCAGAGGTTGACGCCCAAGGCATCCATCCACTCGTCCGGCCCGAACCGGATTGCGGGCATCTCGGCCGCGAGGGTCTTCGCCAGCGTCGTCTTGCCGCTCCCGGGCAAACCGCAGACGATCACGAGCCGCCCACCCGAGCGGTGATCCCGGACTACTTGAACGACCGCCACGGCTTCATCGCCGTCCCCAGCACGTGGGCTCAGCATGCCTGAAGCATGCCCCGGAAGGACGGCGTCTCCGCCCCAATTTCGGCTACCGCTGTTCGGCACAGGTGCGGGCAGCGGCTGTGTGATGCTCGGGTGCTGGCTGGCCGGTCCGTCTCGGGTAGGTGCCCGGGGCGGGTCGCTCTGATTGCGGCTGCATGACTGGTCGTGCAGCGCGGTCGACCTCGTGTGATCGCTTGCGCATCCCGGAGCGGTCCGGTTCGCTGATGGAGTGGGCACCCTGGCGGACCTCGTTCCCGCGGCGACAGCCGCCTGTGTCTCGGCGCTGGAGCCCCACACGGACCTCGACTGGCGCGCGGCCCGAGCAGGCGACCTCGACTGGAGCTGCTGGGACACCGCGCTGCACATCGCCGATGATCTGTACTTCTACGCCGTGCAGCTCGTCTACGGCCGCGCAGGCCCGGACTACCTGAGTACCGAGCTCGCCCTCGATTCTGAGGCGACCGTCCCGCGCCTGCTCGACGCCATCGTGGTCCATGGGGAGCTGCTTCGCCGGGCGGCCGTTGGCGCCGACGCGAAAGATCGCGGCTACCACATCTACGGGGTCTCCGACTCTGAAGGGTTCGCAGCCATGGGGATCGCCGAGACTCTCGTCCACACCTACGACATCATCCGTGGGCTCGTCCCCACCACCACCTGGCGTCCACCCGCCGAACTCGCTGATCACGTCCTTCGTCGCCTCTTCCCCGCCGCTCCCTCCGGGGATCCATCCGACGTGCTGCTCTACTCGTGCGGTCGCATGCCGCTGGGCGACCGACCTCGGCAGGACCGTTGGCGCTGGGACGGGAGCGTGCCGACGGAAGCGGGCCGATGATGGCGGATCCACCCGACCGCCCGAAGGCGGCGTCGCGCGTCGCACAGCGGCACCGTCCCGCCGACAGCAGCCGCCCGCCACCCGGACATCGGCAGGGCCGCGCGAATCGCGGCAGATCCGGGCTCCCAGGGCCCACGCGGGCGGTGACGGCCAGGGGATGAGCGCCGGCTATGACTGTGGTGCGACGCGTTGGTCTGGCGGGATCTTCTTGCGTACATGATCGAGAAGTCGCCCAGCCGTCGCGCCAGGAGCCTCCCCGTCAGTGATCACGACGAGTGTTGCCACCCGTCGGCTGGCCTTGTCGTCGAGCCACTCGGCAAGAAAGTCATGTCCAGAGGCGACCCAATCGGTACCTTTCGTCGCGAGCGATCGCCTGCGCAGCTCGACGAGTGCGTCGTCGCGATCCAGCGACGGCAAGATGAGCGCGACGTGCGGCACCGCTGAGAGCGCACGGCTGACCTTGCCCGCCATGCGGGGATCGGTGAAGCTCGTATGCCCAGCGCCGAGCGCGACCACTGCACCCGGGTGGTCGTCGAGCACACGACGCACCGCATGGGCTCGCGCGGGCTCCCACTCTCGCTCCGCGGCGACGCGACCTACAGCCGTGGCCCGCTCCACGAGCCGGTCGATGCTCCATCCGACCTCGACGTAGTACTGGTCACCCAACTCGTCGACGTCGACGAAAGGAACCCCCAGGCGATCGGCGACCAGCGCCCCCAGAGTCGACTTACCGACCGCAGCCGGTCCGACCAGCACCAAGACAGGCACGCCATCCACGCCGCCATCGTCGCACGGAGGCACCTACGGCCGGCGAAGCCGTCGGGCAGCCGGCGGCTTCGCCGAGGGGCTGGACGTCCACTCTTCGGCACGAGCGCGGAGTGCGGCAGATCCGGGCGAGCGTAGCCGCCCTCAACGCGCATGAGCGTGCATCGGTCAGCCCGGCGAGGTGTGCGGGCGCTCACCGCCCCAACCTGCCAAACAGATCAGGCATCCGGGGCAGGATGTAGGCGTGAGTCCGGACG from Cellulomonas sp. KRMCY2 includes:
- a CDS encoding metalloregulator ArsR/SmtB family transcription factor — translated: MTEEWTLDPVFKALADPTRRLLLDRLRHHDGQTLTELCRSLEMVRQSATQHLDQLVQANLVTVVRRGRERLHYLNPTPIHEIGERWIAAYDAPRLAALSSIKHQAEEYAMTETTTTPTATGAATAVPTYVYVTYIQASAEQVWQALTDADLTARYWGHANVSDWQVGSPWEHRRVDGSNAVDVAGTVLEAEPPTRLTITFEDSDKERAGGPSVVRFVVEPHEGIVRLTVTHENLPNVEMLNGISRGWPAVLANLKSLLETGDVLGTAPWDVPQVETA
- a CDS encoding NAD(P)-dependent alcohol dehydrogenase; protein product: MTTEPLPRTMTASVHRRYGPPEVLHPEQVPVPAPRPGEVLVRVGAVAASAADAALRAARPAIARLAGGLLHPRNPILGSEVAGVVVALGEGVTAVAVGERVVGATGARMGGYAECVCLRAVGIARVPDGLTLPDAVGVTEGGLTALPFLRDQARLLPGQRVLINGASGCVGAAAVQLAADLGAEVVGVCSGRSAELVRSLGATEVIDYTAEDFTAARGAYDVVFDTVATSSFRRCRRALRPGGVYLTTAPSPVAAVQSLLTRGARRRVRLAFTGLRPQADKAADMTVLIGLAVEGRIRPVVDRTYPLADAAEAHRLVDSRHKRGTVVLVP
- a CDS encoding maleylpyruvate isomerase family mycothiol-dependent enzyme, with amino-acid sequence MSLELLRRAMEYAETVVCDLTSDDLRLPTPCDEWDAGRVVLHLADVADGLIALVETGDLALPEPARADDPDPVSIVGESLTRLAATLSTTSEKERAQAAARAGAIEFTMHGWDIGVARDSDHLTPADLANDVWALASSLITDDARGSNFASAVDVPATATPSDRLAGFLGRQTVPVSAPSSWGVSPKSRLEGRR
- a CDS encoding shikimate kinase, translating into MDGVPVLVLVGPAAVGKSTLGALVADRLGVPFVDVDELGDQYYVEVGWSIDRLVERATAVGRVAAEREWEPARAHAVRRVLDDHPGAVVALGAGHTSFTDPRMAGKVSRALSAVPHVALILPSLDRDDALVELRRRSLATKGTDWVASGHDFLAEWLDDKASRRVATLVVITDGEAPGATAGRLLDHVRKKIPPDQRVAPQS
- a CDS encoding helix-turn-helix transcriptional regulator, whose amino-acid sequence is MVKPTRVTNTVRDLRAAHGEMTQAELARRIGVTRQTVIAIEQGRYSPSLEVAFQIARVFGVGLDQVFAYPEVGEH
- a CDS encoding ABC transporter ATP-binding protein is translated as MDAPAVEVVGLVRTYRTGKGWRPKGPEVTALAGLDLTVPQGEVHGLLGPNGAGKTTLCRVLSTSLLPSSGSAKVLGHDVVRETGVVRPLVGIVYGGERGLYYRLTARQNLRYWAALYKLSDAAASRRAQALLDRVGLADKADTPVETFSRGMKQRLHLARGLIGEPKVVLLDEPTTGMDPVAAHDFRALVGELRAEGRTVLLTTHDMAEAEEVCDRVTLIDGGRVIATETPRGLARRATRALRVEADDVPVEVVDRVRRREGVLDVVVRDGVMSARVDGEDASAAVLELLVESGVRSLRTLKPRLEDVYIELVGARGMDVR
- a CDS encoding ATP-binding protein, with the translated sequence MLSPRAGDGDEAVAVVQVVRDHRSGGRLVIVCGLPGSGKTTLAKTLAAEMPAIRFGPDEWMDALGVNLWDTDVRARVEALQWSVAKELMALGGSVIIEWGTWGRGEREALRAEAVALGAATELVYLDVDDDELWKRIQGRGLEDPPVQRPDLRAWRGLFEAPDSEELARYDASSTPT
- a CDS encoding serine/threonine protein phosphatase; protein product: MQGFTCICKNAVNLARGDCQLWKFPARVTGHGLRGSWHVGAERPKVADTNVRRPLSHVRVRILSGGQNGVILTTRRVRHDLVSASLAARDDDELAAFLHAAPTSAVGVGGGSSVLDVDGIMVFAKRIPITDRELAHPHSTANLFELPTSCQYGMHRLAGPGFGAWRELAANITVTEGVLGGESESFALLHHWRVPPGRPPVASEHRDIEAVVAQFGGDPAVRIRFEELADAGSSLVLLLEYLPDRLLDRLNDPVGSAETFERQLFEAVAFLRSREVLHMDGHFANMRADDDRIYLVDLGLATSPQFDLSDAERDFVAHNIDHDADYAAMRLVNWLVTTVCGVPVPTSGGPAARNAYVSRCASGDIPLDVPAAVAGILARHAPAAAQMNDFCWRLVDGDIHAQYPGPIVGLQPR
- a CDS encoding GNAT family N-acetyltransferase: MPTELATERFILTRETLADAAWLADLFTARGGGTVTEAEARSRVAAMHELTSAHGIGAYVLRPRAGGAPAGYAAIIIGRGTVEEPEIAYELLADAHGNGYATEAASAVLPAAFATGRRQVWATIRPWNAASLRVLDKLGGFHRIRATSDEQGQLLWFACERPAG